ATGATTATTTCTTGATACCACTGCCAGCGCTTTTGTTCCGAGGTGCCGTGTCCAGCCGATGAGCCTTGAAACAGCCTCGGGCGCATCAGTTTCGATCGGGTTTAGCCTGAGGTACGCATCCGATGAGCGGTTTCTCCGGAAGAACCGCCGGAAAAGCGTCGTTAGATGGTGTTTGATCAAGAAACCATGTCTCCTGCAGCTCATGACGGCTTCTTTCCCtggaaattaaaaattttctataaccTTAGCTAGATATATAGCAAGTGTGAAAATGAATCTATATATTCACAGATGGGATACGAATACTAGGAGAAAGGCCACGGATCATCTTCGGACATGGCTAAACGGAAAAGAGTGAGGCAGATCTCAGAAAGAGAGAGAGGTATGTTAGAAGACATGATTCCACACTAATAATAAATCATTCGAGTGCTTCATATAATTTACTTCTTTCGTATGCTGTAGATGAAGATAATTGCAAAACTACATAGAATCCGAGAAGAGCACGGTGGAGTATATATAATACAGGCAAAACTTttaagattttgatattttagttttaatcatatatattttaatcttagttttttttaatggatgacgtCACACTTCATACGTTATCATtatggtaaaaatttgtgtgagacggtctcacgggtagtATTTGTGAGaaagatctcttatttgggtcattcgtgaaaaagtattactttttaggctaagagtattactttttattgtgaatatcgttagggttgacgcgtctcacagattaggatccgtgagacggtctcacacgaGACCCACTCTATCGTTATATTTGTGTGACGTCAACATCACGTGTGAAAAACGATTAATAAtatactaaaattgaaatttgactaaCGTAACAATCAAAAtcgcaaaaaaataaatttatgggACAAAAAATGCAGTTTCCCTATCATACATTGAGGGATTGAGTTTGAAAAGTCGAGTAGAAGTTTTGGTGCATTTTGTGGTTATAGTTTTGATTTGTGGTTTGGAATTTATCACGAATGAGGTGTTAGCTTGTGATTAGTGGATGCGatatttattattcaaaattgGGTGGCTGGAGCCTCGAGAGTTATTTGATCTTAGAATacgaaaatttcaaaaattattgtatttttatgcTATTTTAAGTTCTTcctatgttatttattttttaaaactacttttataaaattaataaaatatttcaccATGTTGTTCTAATTTTATGCTACCTGGTACGATGTTGCACCACTGCCCTAGTgcaacacatttttattttttttgtatttgtttgttttcattaatttaattaggaaaaatcatttaaataagAACTTAAATCATGATGATTATTTTACAatcaattaatatattaataagaatatataattattttgtaattagtatatataaactttttttttaattcatacaAATGATTATGAGAATAAGTCAGTGAAGTATGAACGACACGACTTGGAAAGAAGCAGGCATCTTCGAGTCAATCagaattgtcaaaaaaaaaatttataatgaatatttattgaatattatctctcaaagtatttatttatttatttataacataaatGTGCAGCATGTATTAAAACTTGGTTGCGACGGGTAGCTACCGCAATTagtgtatttatttatattattcattGATTTGTTCCAtttctttcttttaattttttttagttgacAAGTATGGTTGCCTTCTTCAAACTTTTCAGTGCAAATTGTAACAAACAGAGAACAGACAAAGATATTCGAGccactataatttttttatgattttgtaaatttttttaatttttattttttatgttatcgaattttacttttagttcgtttatttttatcttattgCAATATTGATGTAACGACAACCTTAAACTTAATTATAAAATGTCAAATCAGTACTCTcggttttaaatataattttatatagtaagtctcttgtgagagaTATGTGGTAGGTCGAATTGATTCATACATACattgaaaagtaaaaaaatttgaCATATAAGTAGTATTTTTCCGTGAGTCGGAGATTCGTTTAACAAAATTGATCTATGAGACTGTTTCATAAGAGTTTTTTTGAATTTCGTAAGATTAAATTAAAGgtttatctatattttaaaaacaatattaaataattgaaagtTAGGCAATTTAAATGACCTTCTTAAAAATATCCCAAATTATTATCTTGTTTTATAAATGTCttactatattattaataatgtgACCattaaaatttcgatttttttaagaaaataatcgAATAAAGCCCACCAGAAACTTTATATGGGCTCCATGGATACATACAGCCCACTGGAAACCAATTgttatttttcgaatttttacAAAGACTGATTTTTTTATCTTCTTTAATATATANNNNNNNNNNNNNNNNNNNNNNNNNNNNNNNNNNNNNNNNNNNNNNNNNNNNNNNNNNNNNNNNNNNNNNNNNNNNNNNNNNNNNNNNNNNNNNNNNNNNNNNNNNNNNNNNNNNNNNNNNNNNNNNNNNNNNNNNNNNNNNNNNNNNNNNNNNNNNNNNNNNNNNNNNNNNNNNNNNNNNNNNNNNNNNNNNNNNNNNNNNNNNNNNNNNNNNNNNNNNNNNNNNNNNNNNNNNNNNNNNNNNNNNNNNNNNNNNNNNNNNNNNNNNNNNNNNNNNNNNNNNNNNNNNNNNNNNNNNNNNNNNNNNNNNNNNNNNNNNNNNNNNNNNNNNNNNNNNNNNNNNNNNNNNNNNNNNNNNNNNNNNNNNNNNNNNNNNNNNNNNNNNNNNNNNNNNNNNNNNNNNNNNNNNNNNNNNNNNNNNNNNNNNNNNNNNNNNNNNNNNNNNNNNNNNNNNNNNNNNNNNNNNNNNNNNNNNNNNNNNNNNNNNNNNNNNNNNNNNNNNNNNNNNNNNNNNNNNNNNNNNNNNNNNNNNNNNNNNNNNNNNNNNNNNNNNNNNNNNNNNNNNNNNNNNNNNNNNNNNNNNNNNNNNNNNNNNNNNNNNNNNNNNNNNNNNNNNNNNNNNNNNNNNNNNNNNNNNNNNNNNNNNNNNNNNNNNNNNNNNNNNNNNNNNNNNNNNNNNNNNNNNNNNNNNNNNNNNNNNNNNNNNNNNNNNNNNNNNNNNNNNNNNNNNNNNNNNNNNNNNNNNNNNNNNNNNNNNNNNNNNNNNNNNNNNNNNNNNNNNNNNNNNNNNNNNNNNNNNNNNNNNNNNNNNNNNNNNNNNNNNNNNNNNNNNNNNNNNNNNNNNNNNNNNNNNNNNNNNNNNNNNNNNNNNNNNNNNNNNNNNNNNNNNNNNNNNNNNNNNNNNNNNNNNNNNNNNNNNNNNNNNNNNNNNNNNNNNNNNNNNNNNNNNNNNNNNNNNNNNNNNNNNNNNNNNNNNNNNNNNNNNNNNNNNNNNNNNNNNNNNNNNNNNNNNNNNNNNNNNNNNNNNNNNNNNNNNNNNNNNNNNNNNNNNNNNNNNNNNNNNNNNNNNNNNNNNNNNNNNNNNNNNNNNNNNNNNNNNNNNNNNNNNNNNNNNNNNNNNNNNNNNNNNNNNNNNNNNNNNNNNNNNNNNNNNNNNNNNNNNNNNNNNNNNNNNNNNNNNNNNNNNNNNNNNNNNNNNNNNNNNNNNNNNNNNNNNNNNNNNNNNNNNNNNNNNNNNNNNNNNNNNNNNNNNNNNNNNNNNNNNNNNNNNNNNNNNNNNNNNNNNNNNNNNNNNNNNNNNNNNNNNNNNNNNNNNNNNNNNNNNNNNNNNNNNNNNNNNNNNNNNNNNNNNNNNNNNNNNNNNNNNNNNNNNNNNNNNNNNNNNNNNNNNNNNNNNNNNNNNNNNNNNNNNNNNNNNNNNNNNNNNNNNNNNNNNNNNNNNNNNNNNNNNNNNNNNNNNNNNNNNNNNNNNNNNNNNNNNNNNNNNNNNNNNNNNNNNNNNNNNNNNNNNNNNNNNNNNNNNNNNNNNNNNNNNNNNNNNNNNNNNNNNNNNNNNNNNNNNNNNNNNNNNNNNNNNNNNNNNNNNNNNNNNNNNNNNNNNNNNNNNNNNNNNNNNNNNNNNNNNNNNNNNNNNNNNNNNNNNNNNNNNNNNNNNNNNNNNNNNNNNNNNNNNNNNNNNNNNNNNNNNNNNNNNNNNNNNNNNNNNNNNNNNNNNNNNNNNNNNNNNNNNNNNNNNNNNNNNNNNNNNNNNNNNNNNNNNNNNNNNNNNNNNNNNNNNNNNNNNNNNNNNNNNNNNNNNNNNNNNNNNNNNNNNNNNNNNNNNNNNNNNNNNNNNNNNNNNNNNNNNNNNNNNNNNNNNNNNNNNNNNNNNNNNNNNNNNNNNNNNNNNNNNNNNNNNNNNNNNNNNNNNNNNNNNNNNNNNNNNNNNNNNNNNNNNNNNNNNNNNNNNNNNNNNNNNNNNNNNNNNNNNNNNNNNNNNNNNNNNNNNNNNNNNNNNNNNNNNNNNNNNNNNNNNNNNNNNNNNNNNNNNNNNNNNNNNNNNNNNNNNNNNNNNNNNNNNNNNNNNNNNNNNNNNNNNNNNNNNNNNNNNNNNNNNNNNNNNNNNNNNNNNNNNNNNNNNNNNNNNNNNNNNNNNNNNNNNNNNNNNNNNNNNNNNNNNNNNNNNNNNNNNNNNNNNNNNNNNNNNNNNNNNNNNNNNNNNNNNNNNNNNNNNNNNNNNNNNNNNNNNNNNNNNNNNNNNNNNNNNNNNNNNNNNNNNNNNNNNNNNNNNNNNNNNNNNNNNNNNNNNNNNNNNNNNNNNNNNNNNNNNNNNNNNNNNNNNNNNNNNNNNNNNNNNNNNNNNNNNNNNNNNNNNNNNNNNNNNNNNNNNNNNNNNNNNNNNNNNNNNNNNNNNNNNNNNNNNNNNNNNNNNNNNNNNNNNNNNNNNNNNNNNNNNNNNNNNNNNNNNNNNNNNNNNNNNNNNNNNNNNNNNNNNNNNNNNNNNNNNNNNNNNNNNNNNNNNNNNNNNNNNNNNNNNNNNNNNNNNNNNNNNNNNNNNNNNNNNNNNNNNNNNNNNNNNNNNNNNNNNNNNNNNNNNNNNNNNNNNNNNNNNNNNNNNNNNNNNNNNNNNNNGAGCCCAAAAAACCCCAACActaaacctgatttttttcgagtTGATGAGTCGTTTCttattttgacacccctaagcCTGAGCCTCAACATTCTTTGCTTTGTCAGAAATATTCTCTACACCACAActcttatatataatataatattataaacatCTCTAGCTTAAGTCATGATCTGCATATGCACTTGCTAATTGACATATAGATTTATATTTTAGGCCTAAAGGTCTAGCAAGTTAGagtttaaattcttttatgtcaaTCACTTATTTTCACGCCTACCGATGGCGTAGATATCTTTCTGTGAGGAAGAACTTGGTTCAGatttaattacaaaatttaattgcattactaatttttaaaaaattataaattcatttcatttcatttttttattacgATAATGACTTTTTCTTCCGACTTAACATTGATAGAATTTGTTtcccatttttttatttctttaacaTGTGTACTTGAACAGATTAATTTTGATTAATACCTTTAAAACTAGCCATATATGTTGTCAACTatgtcaattaaattaaaaggaaTTTTGGTtcagatttaattatttttatgcatttaacaataaataaagttttaaaaaatacatatacaaatGTAGACGCATGTTTCAttgcttgaaaaaaaaaaagtaatacgcTGCACTGCATGTCTGGGTAAACAACTCAATTTCTTGAGGTGATCATacctagtatatatatatatcatcaaaAATTGAAATGATTTAACTTTGAGTAGGAGTTTTTGTGATAATCTCGTTGCTTATTGAGGAAAAATAACGATTAATCAAATTCTTTAGAAAATAacatttgtaatatttttttaaaaaaagggttGAGGATTGGGTGATATAATCCATATGTACTGATTAGAAAAACTCGTACTCTTCATTCCCTCGTGGTCCAAACAAAACCAGACACAGAAATAATTTTGCAGTATTCATTTTGATTGTTTTCCCATTTCGTTCCATCAATTTGCGAAAATTTTTGTTCAATATATACCTAATTGCTTGATACAAACAAAGATTTAGAAACATGAGTATGGGGGATTTTATCAATATTCAACCTTCAGAATTGAAGTTCCCATGTAAGTAAATTActggattttttttgtttgtttttcaatCAAACCAATGAACCATGAATTGGAATGATGCTCGCTTTGTGTGAAATTTTTGTTAGCTTTCAGAGATGCGTTTTAATGCTCTTGGTGTTATTCGTTTTCAATTATATGGAATCATTACCCAATTTTATTGGAATGGatataaaaagtttattttttttatttctaatttaattTTGAAGATGATATTTCGTGTGTTTTGATTGTTTTGATGTGGGCTTGTGAATAAAGTTGAATTGAGGAAGCAGAGCTCATGTTCTTTGCAGTTGGCCAATAAGACCGATCAGTTTATTGCATTTAAGGTAATTCTCATTTTAGTTTCAGAACGGCAAGACCTGTTTTATCCTTTTATAAGATATTTGGCATATGTTACTTTACGATCGATaactgtatttttttaattaaaaggtCAAAACGACCAATCCCAAGAAATACTCGGTTCGCCCGAATGCTGGTATAGTTTTGCCCAATTCTGTGTGCAATGTCACAGGTGAAAACCCTCGGATCTTTCTGAAGATATTGCTGGTTGTTACGTTTTTTCCTTTTGAATGTTGTatgtcttgttttttttttttaaaaaaaatatttgttcttgtttcttttgtcTGTTAGTTACTATGCAAGCGCAAAAAGAGTCGCCCCCAGACATGCAATGTCGGGATAAGTTTCTGGTGCAAAGTGCTGTTGCTCCTAATGGTTCAACGAGCAAGGATGTCACTCAAGAAATGGTGGGTTGAGTTGGGTTATATAACTGATGTTAATTAAAACAACGTTCTATGATTTTTACTCCTGTCAATTTTTTATCAGTTCAACAGGGAGGATGGGAAGGTTGTTCATGAGTTTAAATTGAGGGTTGTTTATATCCCTGCTAATCCTCCCTCCCCAGTACCTGAAGGAGACGAAGAGGGGAATTCTCCTAAATCTTCTGCTGAGGAGGAGATCAGAAAGTCTTTATTGCCTGAGGCTGTAAGTGTGCTTAAAATGTTTCTTAGTATTTTCCTGCCTCAGCTATGGTCAAATTGTTTATTTTAGTCACTAAATTTCAGGTTGCAAGATCGTTGAAACAATCAATGGGAAATTGTTCTTCTGAGGTGGCTTATCTTTGTTATTTTCCCCAAAATATCGTTACATCGTAATATGTTTGAAAATATATCTGCTGGTTTCTGCTCTCAACTTATGATGTCTGTGAGGGACTGAGGGTGCTAGATTTTATGTTATGGGAAATATATCTATTATAAACATTGAAGGGCCTTTCTTCTTGTGCTGTTCCCGAGATATAAGTTTGTGTACAATTAATGATATAATAAGATGCACTAGAAGCATCAAGTTATTCGCCATTACACCACACCTAAGAGCggaaaatattaacaaaaattCGATTTGTCATAGGCCCCACATTTTGTGATTTGTTTTTCCCATAAACATTTGGTATTACCCATCTTAAAGGAGGTCTGGAAACCTAATATAAACTCATCAAGAGTCAATCTAAGAAATGCATAATGATTTAAGGAGGGATTTGAGCTTGTATCGaacaatttcaattttaaactGCATTGTTTGTACTGAAGTGTTAGATAATCAAAAGGGTGAATTAGGTTCTTTGCTTAGTTTAATGCTTTTGAAATGATTGTTAACACACTAATTTTAGCTTGTCCAATGATGTAGAGTATCTCCAGGATGTAGTGGACCTTTAGTTGCACTCAGCGCTTTAGTCCCTCATGTGTTGGCAACGGACATGTCCTGTAATCATCCCGTGCTCAGAACTTGCTTTTTTGTTCGATCCACCTGATTCTCTTGTATGCCTAATGCTTGACAACTGACaagttgatttttttgttaatgGGCAATTTGTCTGAGACACAATTGCTTGATTTTGATaaatttggtaaaaaaaaaaagcacaaaTATACAAGTTTTGTTCTCATAAAATCCATCTCAAGGACCTACAGAATAGGTGAAAAGCACACGACAATGATAAGTCCATAATTACACAAAACTCATCCAGATGCATGTAATTGTCTGACTAAATGAAACAGATTATGAAAAGGTAAAAGATGAAGCTAATTAATTCAGCATGTTTGAAAGGTTATTTACAGGTGAAATTAGTGATGATTTTTTATATCTAACtcataataaaatatgtatttcagGAATGGTCTGCTGTCTCCAAATTGAAGGAGGAGAAAGATTCGGctattcaacaaaataaaaagctCCAAGAGGAATTGGTAACACGTTTATAGCTTAATTCAAAACAATTATTTGGCGTCTGTTGATATTTTACCTAGTGATTCAACCCCTATTGAAAATTTTTTGGCATTACAATATAAATTTCGGTGTGCACTTTATTTAACCGTGAGAATGTGCCCTTGCATTTTAACATTGTTCGGGTTGAAAAGATGAGATTTAAAGGAAATAGGGAGATGAtgccataatttttttttagcaaaatattttgttattaatacttttttttatatccaTTGATATTCCAACCAGTTATTTAAAACATGTCGTGGATTCAAGCATGTGGCATTTGCATATTACCAGGGTGGTATGTTTATCGAAGGGGTGTTTTTAATATCCGTAATTCTAATCTTCTAATCCCCATAATCTTTTCACCAAGTACACTGACTGAACATGCCTGTGTAAGTTTCAATCATGTAGCAGGCTTGAGCTTGAAAATGAAATACTTTAGGCTTGAGTTTGGTTTGACTTAGAGTTTGGATTCAAGCTCGATTCATTTGGTCCGAgtataattattgagttgtattAAACAAAGGCCCAAGCTTGTGAATTCATTTACATTTATGCTTATATATGATCTACGTTGACGAAGGAAAAATATTAGTGTATCTTTTGGAATTGGGGTGAAGAAAGTGATTTCATAAGCAATAAATGCGAGTGAAAGTAGTGTGCATGCTGTGGATCTTTGAAGTTGAAACTGTCAGCTCAAACAAACTTGGGCGAAGGGTCTTGCATTGATTGTAATTGTGCTAATTAGattgtaaatatgaacttaaTCAAGGATACAACTACAATATGACATTTTAATTTGATGCATAGACTGACAGATTATATGTAAATAAGGAAGCGAATATAGTTCCTTTTAATATCTCTATCATATTGCCACTCTATTTTTTAGAACACTCCAGAAACCTGTGTTTTACACTTCATGTTGGATGCAAATGTCATTTTTGGAATTTAAGGTGAGATTGTGGATCTCTCTATTTCTTATCGGTTAGTGGGTGAGCATGATAAGCCTGATAGTTTTCCTTTATTTGGGTAGCtttttaattgtattatttggGTTCGTGGAACATATGGCACAAACATTTTTAATgcaacaaatattttaattcaacgGAAAACTTGATAGTCTTTTCTGTTTTAAATCTGTTAAAAGTTTCTTCACGCACAGTGAATCAGTGATACATTAAGCAATTCATTAGTTTTTCTTTAAGTTTAGCCTTACTCTACTTCTTTGGCCAGGACTTGTTGAGAAAACAAACCAGACATGGCCAAGGTGCTCGTGTTTCAACCATTGTAGTGCTGTTCTGTCTCTTGCTTGGTATTTTGTTGGGATACTTCATGAAGAAATAAGAGCCAGTGTAAGAATGTGGGGTCGTTCTTTGTTCGGATGCTGGTCCATTTGCGCGACGGCGTGAATATTCAACGAAAATTTAAATCTAGAGGCTTGGGATTTTTTCCGACTGTGGAATTTTTTCCTATCAAATTTTGGACATTGATATTTGAGAATTCAGATTGTAGCTTGCTTTTAGTGGTGGTGGAAGTTAAATTTACTTCACCTCTTCCGACTTTAGCAATAAAGAACTGATGCTTTTGGTTGCTATATATATGGTGATGCTCTCTTTATTGTGAGATATGTTGCACAAATCCATGATGAACATCGAATTCATATAGCAGATGTATCATCGTagccaaaatttaaaataagtgGTTTGTTTAACCTTTTAGTTCTAAAGGATGTGCCAATAGATGTAGATTAAggaatttaacaattaaaactTGTGATCGATCTTCATAAAAAATAGTTTCAATTTGTCAAAGTTCAGTTTTTATTTGGAATAGTATTCCGTTTTCTTGGTGTTTATTTGTTCGATTCCTTGATTACCTTTCCATGAACCAAATGAACAAATAGTAATCCGTTTTGTTGGTATATTAATCCGAACACTATATGTTCGTATATGCAACAACAATTACATTCATGAGTAGAAGCAAATTAATCAACACTGAGAGATTCTTCGATGTCATTGCCAGGTTTCCAGTCTTTGGCCTTCCATAAACCATTATCAGCGGCAAATTTGAAGTAGCTACTGCTGCTTATTTTGACCCTTTCAGACACTCCTTCCAATCCCACTTGATTAACTAGCCAATCAAGGTACTCAAACTGCAAAAACAGTAAGTGTATGCCATGAGATATGAGGCACTTCATTTTAATCCCTAGCGAACAAGTTAATATCTGTATAACTTGCATGCTCTTGATCATTGTGCAAACGGATCCGAAACTAGTTAGAATCATGAGCAACTCGATATGGAAGTATATAGTGTGAGTGAAAGATCCAATAACAGTGTGAAGATTACTCTTTTACCTTAAGATGGAGGCAATGCGTGTGGTGTTGCGGTATCCCTTTGGCCTCCATCTGCCTGTAGTGCTCTTTGACCTCGGCCACCATCTCCTCCTTCGATGGTAGAAGTCCTGAACCCGATAAAATATGGGTAACCCACTTTGCTTGTAAGTCAATAAGCAGAAACACTACTGTCTGCAAGATTTTTTAGAAAGAAAGGAATGAATTTAGCTCAAATATTggtcttgttttaaattgatctaAAGCAAACAATTTATTTCTTAGACATATTATGTGAGATTGAGACAACCAAATATAGTACGTACAGAAGAGAAGTAATTAGGCCTCGGATATTTCACCTGATAGGGAAGTCCAACGAAGGAGAGGTTAGGAGCAAGCTTCGGAGGAAATATATGCTTGTAAAGGGGTCCAACACGATTATGTTCCATATTTACAATCCCATCCGTTTTCAAGAATGGGAAACTATAGTTGTACctgtttttttcaaataatatatattatattgtccAAAAAAGTTCATTAAAAAATCACACAAACACCATGTAAGAAACTAATATTGGGACAATATATATACGTACCCCGTACAGTGGAGGATGATATCTGCCTGAACCAAAGCCCCGTCTTGAAATGCAACTTCTCCATTTTCATTTACATAATCAATCTAAATTTTAAATCCCCAGAGAATATAATTACGTATATGTTTAAAATCACAAAGGGATGGAGTGAGtgcaatttataaaatatcaccTTTGAATGCTGCCACATATTATTCCCAGAAACTAACTTGGAAACTTTAACATTGGGAGATCTTGATGAAAGATGAACTTCTCTGGCAACATCACATATGTCTCTAGAAATGTCTAATGCACTAGGTCCTTCTCCAATAACCACAACAATCTTCAACTCCAAATATAGAATCTTGTTATATTCATCTTCCAGATATGTTTAAATATGATTGTAAATTATAGGCAAATATTGGCCCTCGATCACCTGATCCTCAAATGGCTCGGGAACTCGATAATTGTGACTGTGCATCTGTTTCCCTGGCCATTTTTCTATGCCTTGCAATTTCGAAGTCAACCAAAAAAATCATATCACTGCACAATctgggagagagagagagagagagagagagagagagagagagtgtgtgtgtgtgtgtgtgaccaTATATTTTAAGGAAACTTTCTTGTTTCTCATCCAGTCTCTTCAGAACTTGAGTTTATGATGTGATGAATATATTTACACCGATTAGTTAGTACGAACCTGGTAGAGTGGCCACTCTTGGTTGGGTATGATGACCATTACAAACAACGACCGCATCAAAAATCTCTTCCGATTTCTGATTGCTACATATCGACTCGATTAGCCACACATCATTCCTCGAATCGACCCGCTCGACCCTGACAACTTCACAATCAAACCTAATCAGCTCAACGAGTCCGAACTCCGCAGCGAAGTCGTTCAAGAACTTGAGCACCTCTTCATGACCCGGAAAATTATCTCCCGAACTCCCATTTTTGCTCTCGGGAAATGGGTAGTCCGAAAATCCCATGAGTTGCCTGGGAAGATTGGTGCAGAGTGACTTATATAGGCTGCCATGTACAATTTCTCTGGTGGGGTCGAGGCCTAATGGATCGGATTCCACTCGGGGATCGAACGACCATGTGCCGCCGAGTTGGTTCAGCTTTTCGAAGACCACAATGCGGTGGCCGGAACTTTTGAGTGCTCGGGCGGTGGCCAGGCCAGAGACACCGGCTCCAATCACTGCCACCTCCATATGGAATTTGTTTAGTGTAATTGGGTGCGGATTTTGACCCAAGTTCattgtatttgttttttttaccgTACATATTTAACACGTTGTCAACGATTAACGAACTttgtttattataaatattagtcataaattttttaattaatatagatatataattttttcataaattatccatcgtaaattttatttcacaatttatttattatttcgaACAATCATAGTTTactttttttagtattttttttgttttattttttgaatcattcaacatcttttaaatttttttatttttcttattttttttgtctGATTAAATTCAACAATCAAATCATTATATCttatttacatgtttttttttcttcagatTTGATgtcaattaatatatttaataattattttattttttttatgtactttttattttgtttgtcaTTTTTCACACTTTttgtttaatataaatataatataatagatgCAACTCACTTCCGACTTGATATTAATGGTAGAGACTATAGGTTAGGTGTATGTATATCTGTCcattaataaatcataaatgcgtATACAAATGGATGAATGTTTAGGAACGTGTATGTGAAATAAGTAGATAAAAAATagtattatttataaaaaagaatttaaaacaaaaaaattatcataaaaaaattcacaaataaatGATATGTTTGTacgtatgtgtgtgtgtataatNNNatatatatatatatatatatatatatatatataatagagtgagtctcatgtgataccgtctcatggatcttaatatgtgagacgggtcaatcctacccatattcacaataaaaagtaatattcttagcataaaaagtacatactttttcatggataacccaaat
This window of the Primulina huaijiensis isolate GDHJ02 chromosome 3, ASM1229523v2, whole genome shotgun sequence genome carries:
- the LOC140972784 gene encoding flavin-containing monooxygenase FMO GS-OX5-like isoform X2, encoding MNLGQNPHPITLNKFHMEVAVIGAGVSGLATARALKSSGHRIVVFEKLNQLGGTWSFDPRVESDPLGLDPTREIVHGSLYKSLCTNLPRQLMGFSDYPFPESKNGSSGDNFPGHEEVLKFLNDFAAEFGLVELIRFDCEVVRVERVDSRNDVWLIESICSNQKSEEIFDAVVVCNGHHTQPRVATLPGIEKWPGKQMHSHNYRVPEPFEDQIVVVIGEGPSALDISRDICDVAREVHLSSRSPNVKVSKLVSGNNMWQHSKIDYVNENGEVAFQDGALVQADIILHCTGYNYSFPFLKTDGIVNMEHNRVGPLYKHIFPPKLAPNLSFVGLPYQDFYHRRRRWWPRSKSTTGRWRPKGYRNTTRIASILSLSTLIG
- the LOC140972784 gene encoding flavin-containing monooxygenase FMO GS-OX5-like isoform X1, whose product is MNLGQNPHPITLNKFHMEVAVIGAGVSGLATARALKSSGHRIVVFEKLNQLGGTWSFDPRVESDPLGLDPTREIVHGSLYKSLCTNLPRQLMGFSDYPFPESKNGSSGDNFPGHEEVLKFLNDFAAEFGLVELIRFDCEVVRVERVDSRNDVWLIESICSNQKSEEIFDAVVVCNGHHTQPRVATLPGIEKWPGKQMHSHNYRVPEPFEDQIVVVIGEGPSALDISRDICDVAREVHLSSRSPNVKVSKLVSGNNMWQHSKIDYVNENGEVAFQDGALVQADIILHCTGYNYSFPFLKTDGIVNMEHNRVGPLYKHIFPPKLAPNLSFVGLPYQTVVFLLIDLQAKWVTHILSGSGLLPSKEEMVAEVKEHYRQMEAKGIPQHHTHCLHLKFEYLDWLVNQVGLEGVSERVKISSSSYFKFAADNGLWKAKDWKPGNDIEESLSVD
- the LOC140972782 gene encoding vesicle-associated protein 1-3-like, producing MSMGDFINIQPSELKFPFELRKQSSCSLQLANKTDQFIAFKVKTTNPKKYSVRPNAGIVLPNSVCNVTVTMQAQKESPPDMQCRDKFLVQSAVAPNGSTSKDVTQEMFNREDGKVVHEFKLRVVYIPANPPSPVPEGDEEGNSPKSSAEEEIRKSLLPEAVARSLKQSMGNCSSEEWSAVSKLKEEKDSAIQQNKKLQEELDLLRKQTRHGQGARVSTIVVLFCLLLGILLGYFMKK